cctgggctctcataacacctgagcagtgccacagactgatcgactccatgccacgccgcattgctgcagtaatctaggcaaaaggagccccaactaagtattgagtgctgtgcatgctcatacttttcagttggactctcagagcagttttgAAAACTTTTTTCGTGTGTTTCTGCCCTGatttagtgagacggcagacgctgaaatcaacGCGAGCATTCTGTCTGCTATGTAGTGTTTTGGGTTTGAGTACAAACACATGTTAATGGAATAAAACGTTCTCACTGTACATGGTTGCGGTCTATCTGTGCATTCCAGGAgtatgcagcacagcaaaataaGTGAAAGTGGCAGCACATTGTTCATGGTAAAAATGCCACCCCCTGAGCAGCATTAAGCCATCTTGGTAGATGCACccaattacttattttaattttgaaacctCTTCATTTAGGTACAATGGTGCAAAACCAACTACGAACATGGTTATTGTGaatattaaactcctgtcaggtTTCACCGCAGATACGTCACTGGTTCGTATGTTTTAAGATGACTTGTATGTAAAGTCCCAAGATGCTTAAAGCTGCTTCCGATATTAAACCATTTTTCCTCTCAGCTTAGATCTCCACCAGATTCATTTGCTCCACTAGTGCAGCGGGTTGATGCTGGAGATGACCATGTGCTGGTGTATCTGAAAGGGGTGAGATGTGCGCAGGGTAGGTTCTCTACCTGCCCCTTCATGTGTGCTTATGTGCTTCTCCGTCCCTTCTGTCTTGCAGGTTCCTAAGGATGTCCCCATGACCTACAGTCTACAACTGAAACAGGGTCTTGCAGTGCAGGATCTCAAGCCAGCAGTAATTGAGGTGTATGACTACTATCAGCCAAGTATGTGTTTTTGCTAACTCGTGCTTGTTGAATTCCCTGTTATATGCCTCCCTGTCCATGATCGTGCTTCATTTCTGGCTATAGGATGCATGAATAAACTCTTAACTAGTCATTGTTTGCCTCTTTCACTGCCACTTGCAGTTCACTTGCAGTATGTGTgggggttattattattattattttttttttaaagcttgtacAAATTTTGTCTTTTTGCATAATCCAGTTTAACTACGTAGCAAATGCAGTTTCATGCCATAATGAAATCAGAATACTTTACCATAAAGTAGCACTGCAGCTGTGATTGGTTCATTCAGTCCAATACTGAAAGTTAAGTGTCATGGATGAAATTAAAGGTGtgtgggttgttgtttttttaagaccAATGTATCTGATCAGTGGCTGGTTCTTCTTTTTGAAGATGTGTCCGATGGATCGGGTGTTTGTTTCAGTCCGTGAACAGCTTAGGTGGCAATTTCTCACTGCAGTGgtgaaacacactcacactctcttgaCCGTGGACAACATGTGCTTCATTAATTTGACTAATTCTGAAACATTAAATCAAGTGTGCAAAATAAATTTGGTCCAATCAATTTTCTATAGTCTGATTCAGTAAATGCCTCATTCAACCGCTCCAAGCATAGAGACACGCCTGCCATCTTACAACAGTCAACTTTGtaatttactaaaatatttgaagATGCCACAGTTCTGTGAACAGATTATTGTAAAAACTGCAGGGATTTAAATTCTTGATTAAAAAAGAGAAACCTTTCACAGGTGACAATGCCAGTTGAATATTCCTTATGGCGAATGACCTCAAGTTGACCTTTCCAATATTGTGGATGGCTTGCGTGTATTAGCCCATAGATTCACTAATGAGGCATCTACGCATACATATGCATGCAACctttagccaaaaaaaacaatgattaatGCAAATATTGCAGCTTTGGCGGTACACTGGGAAGGAGGCCAGATGTAAAGtagtcctttctctttggagtgtttcattgcgaaaacaaaaatactttgtttggccatccaaaagaggacatgactagaaatcagtggttaagctgtttttacaacactgttccagaacagttcaacccaaatattcaaatgtgtgcaGTACATTTTGTAGAGGACAATTTCCTGATCCTAAGagattaggcaaggcaaggcaaggcaagtttatttatatagcacatttcgtacacaatggtaattcaaagtgctttacataaaagaaagtaaaataataatgaagaaaaacaataacaagaataaaacaagcaatttgattaaaatgattaaaaatttaattaattaaaatgaatttaaaacagttagaaaatgattttacataaaataaaatacaaaaaaaaaaaaacagtgaaaatatatattgtaatcagttcggacattgcacagtgctcattcaataaaagcacagctaaacagatgagttttaagtctagatttaaatgtgactagtgttttagcacatctgatctcttctggaagctgattccaactgcgggcggcatagtaactaaaggaggactccccttgttttgtgtgaacccttggtatttctaactgactcgatcttaatgatctgagtgctctgttaggcttatattcagtgagcatatctgaaatatatttcgggcctagatcatttagtgacttaaatactagtaaaagtactttaaaatcaatcctaaatgtaactggaagccagtgtaaggacctgaggactggtgtgatatgctcagattttctggttctagtcagaatcctggcaacagcgttctggatgagctgcagctgtctaatggtctttttgggaaggccggtgaggagcccattacaatagtccaccctgctggtgataaaggcatgaacaattttctccaagtcttggctggaaacaaaagatctaattcttgcaatgttttttaaatgatagtatgctgatttagttactgctttgacatgactactgaaactaaggtctgtctccagaatcacaccaagattcctgacatgatttttagttgtttgacccctagagctaaggtatgcattcaccttgaacacttcatctttgtttgcaaatgcaatgacttcagttctttccttgtttaactgaagaaagttctggcacatccaactaataatttcatcaatgcattggcatagggagtcaattgggctgtagtcatttggagataaggctaggtaaatctgggtatcatcagcatagctgtgataggcaatttggttctttctcattatttgacttagtgggagcatatacaggctaaacaagagtggtgcaagaattgacccttgtgggactccgcatgtcatggacgtccacttagacttatgctctcctagactcacataatagcctctcccttctaagtatgacctgaaccatttgagtaccatcccagaaagcccgacccagttttccagtctctctagtagcaTGTTATGATCGAcattgtcaaacgcagcactgagatctagcaataccagcaccgatattttgccagagtcacaatttaagcgaatatcatttattatcttaatgagtgctgcctctgtgctgtgatgcggtcgaaaaccagattgaaaattgtccaggtatccatttgagtttaagtatttgttcagctgattaaaaacgaccttttctataattttacctataaaaggaagattagatattggtctagaATTTtttcaactgcattttttaaggagtttggaaatgtcccagaaagaagtgaggcgttcaccacttctaaaagatctgcttctaagcagttaaccacatttttgaaaaaagaagtgggaagtgtgtcaagatagcaggttgacgattttaggtgctgctctatgtcttccagaattttgctatcaattgcttcaaaaatcaacatagtatctttttgatattgtggcctaatctgtctgacctcttgaggatgtgctaatcaccttcctgatattgatgatcttctcagaaaagaaggatgcaaactcattgcatttgctgtctgatagcatttcactgggaatctgacttgggggggtttgtcagtctctcaacggtggcaaaaagagtacgagtgttatttaagttactgtttataaggtttgagaagaaattctgtctagctgtggctagtttcacattaaaagcatgaaggctgtctttatagatgctatagtgaatttcaagttttgtcttccgccacatccgctctgcttttctgcattgtcttttcatagtctgaactgctgttgatcttctccaaactgatttctgtctgtttgttttcttactgattattattggagcaatatcatcaataacattcttaactttgagttgaatgaatcaaggagaatatcaacagagtctgcagaaattcttggtgttaaagatatagcctccataaatagtacacttttgttctcgttaatgcatctccttctgacagagaccgatctagattcagttgtagcagacatcaaaatatcaaagaaaatatgttcttaataacaatggatgaaatgtttagacccttactgatgattaagtctagagtgtgtccacctttgtgtgtgggtccatgcacatgctgagtcaagtcaagtgtttagaaccattatcatttcttttgtagttttgttttctgaattatctatgtgaatattaaaatcccctgcaatagcagaatgcgtggagcacctttcagcacattccctagatattcaaaagacaagtactgaccacatgacacttgcttgcattgatagacccctttaaatagagcagctacacccccacctctcctaacagtcctgcaaacactcatgtaagtgaagttagaaacataaaatccagattgtttgtggttataaagtcattgattagaaatgatttattttttagtgagcgaatgtttaaagatgctaatttgattgctgtgctttgtgtctttacatcaattttagtttgatgcttaataggccgcagattagatgagtttgtccttcggcttgagatggcctcagacattctatcacgtgataaaactgaaatagagaaagctacaggcacactacAGATTAGACCACATACCGACTGTTCTGACTCATAGACTGTAagtacttttaaatatttaaagaatttgccactgatgtttcaaacgtgagttttgagcagtgtagagtagcacttgttgtttgtcatttctctgatgaCAAATGCAGACATAGCTTTATGTTTATGTGGCACGATGCATCAAGTGCCTCATCaaaccaggaccttcagcatgcactgggacggtttgcagcagagtgtgaagcagctgggatgagaatcagcacctccaaatccgaggccatggtcctcagtcggaaaagggtggcttgccctcttcaggttggtggagaattcctgcctcaagtggaggtgtttaagtatcttggggtcttgttcacgagtgaggagaggatggaacgggagattgacagacggatcggtgcagcttctgcagtaatgcggtcgatgtaccggtctgtcgtggtgaagaaagagct
The sequence above is a segment of the Carassius carassius chromosome 9, fCarCar2.1, whole genome shotgun sequence genome. Coding sequences within it:
- the LOC132149769 gene encoding pregnancy zone protein-like; the encoded protein is MVIVNIKLLSGFTADTSLLRSPPDSFAPLVQRVDAGDDHVLVYLKGVPKDVPMTYSLQLKQGLAVQDLKPAVIEVYDYYQPSMCFC